In one window of Kitasatospora sp. MMS16-BH015 DNA:
- a CDS encoding colicin D domain-containing protein has product MDVGTHGTPDDEVRPAHGTESTMGGSIGDDRPHGTPGLRKVYPTVYIPTDWDQGDEFIRQFNHIITKEWHNWPDYTSGFDPTSPLAQMQIGHVSWEACQRVKGGCPKGVGDLSTELAAAAAFELETGGGIPNPLGKGGMTGERPGGRPCNSFAPSTQVLMEGGKTKAISDIKVGDRVESGDPDTGEDQGGRRVTALHLNHDDDLVDLSVTTPDGLSAILHTTANHPFWDDSTKAWTPAGKLPVGDALVTASGQHAYISTVAAVPGAADMRNLTVDDLHTYYVLAGNTPVLVHNSGCGVSFSAKQLQKKYKHAVDFGVSGNWGKGSAKAFEDALETHIHDPSTVQIPGTYRGDPVTHYYNPNTELNVIVDPAGNFVSGWRLGPAQIQNVLAHGGLN; this is encoded by the coding sequence ATGGACGTCGGCACCCACGGCACACCCGACGACGAGGTACGTCCCGCGCACGGTACCGAGTCCACCATGGGTGGATCCATCGGGGACGACAGGCCTCACGGAACCCCCGGCCTGCGGAAGGTCTATCCCACCGTTTATATCCCCACCGACTGGGACCAAGGCGACGAGTTCATCAGGCAGTTCAACCACATCATCACCAAGGAGTGGCATAACTGGCCGGACTATACGTCCGGTTTCGACCCGACCTCCCCGCTAGCCCAGATGCAGATCGGCCACGTCTCCTGGGAGGCTTGCCAGCGGGTCAAGGGCGGCTGCCCCAAGGGCGTCGGCGACCTCTCGACGGAGTTGGCCGCGGCGGCAGCATTCGAACTCGAAACCGGCGGAGGAATCCCCAACCCACTCGGCAAGGGAGGAATGACCGGAGAACGCCCCGGCGGTAGGCCCTGCAACAGCTTCGCACCGTCCACCCAGGTCCTCATGGAAGGCGGGAAAACAAAGGCGATCAGTGACATCAAGGTCGGGGACCGTGTGGAATCCGGCGATCCGGATACTGGCGAGGATCAAGGTGGACGCCGGGTCACCGCGCTCCACCTCAACCATGACGACGACCTCGTCGACCTCAGCGTAACCACCCCAGATGGCCTGAGTGCCATCCTGCACACCACGGCGAACCACCCATTCTGGGACGACAGCACCAAGGCATGGACTCCGGCCGGAAAGCTTCCGGTGGGCGATGCCCTCGTAACCGCCTCTGGCCAGCACGCCTACATCAGCACTGTTGCCGCCGTACCCGGCGCTGCCGACATGCGTAACCTCACTGTCGACGACCTCCACACGTACTATGTGCTGGCAGGCAACACGCCGGTTCTGGTACATAACTCAGGATGCGGCGTATCGTTCAGTGCGAAGCAGCTTCAGAAGAAGTACAAGCATGCCGTCGACTTCGGCGTAAGCGGCAATTGGGGCAAGGGCAGTGCAAAGGCATTTGAAGATGCCCTGGAGACGCATATTCATGATCCGAGCACCGTTCAAATCCCTGGCACTTACAGAGGAGACCCTGTGACGCACTACTACAACCCGAATACGGAGCTCAACGTAATCGTTGACCCTGCTGGCAACTTTGTCAGCGGTTGGAGGCTGGGGCCTGCGCAGATTCAAAACGTTCTGGCGCACGGAGGGCTTAACTAA
- a CDS encoding tyrosine-type recombinase/integrase yields MRGLSEGSARLVLLDGVALLHPEDAVFDGMLEGWARQQLGGRRLQPDTVRGRQQLVRRFNKFTNAYPWQWSAADVDEWMTYLIGELRRAESTIRGYQTTLRLFCDYITSPHYQWPQECEARFGTHPVQICHEWNTAAHLVDYEGGPDRRPMTREEIQLFLDYADEQVDRAVRLGRKGALAAYRDATVFKAIYGWGLRCTETSKLDTTDWYRNPKAPELGPFGSLHVRYGKRTKGSPPRRRTVLSVMPWAVEAVEDYVVNVRPRYSAAGRSPALWLTERGGRLQAREIEDRFATYRDALGLDKELVPHCLRHSHVTHQIEDGADPVFVQNQVGHRFASTTALYTGVSGDFMNTMMRTVLDRALRNEQ; encoded by the coding sequence TTGAGAGGTCTAAGCGAGGGGTCCGCGCGGCTGGTGCTGCTCGACGGCGTCGCGCTGCTGCACCCCGAGGACGCCGTGTTCGACGGGATGCTGGAGGGCTGGGCACGTCAGCAGCTCGGCGGGCGGCGCCTACAGCCAGACACGGTCCGGGGCCGCCAGCAGCTCGTGCGCCGGTTCAACAAGTTCACCAACGCCTACCCCTGGCAGTGGTCCGCCGCAGACGTCGACGAGTGGATGACCTACCTGATCGGCGAGTTGAGGCGGGCCGAGTCGACGATCCGCGGCTACCAGACCACGCTGCGGCTGTTCTGCGACTACATCACCTCGCCGCACTACCAGTGGCCACAGGAGTGCGAGGCCCGGTTCGGCACCCACCCGGTTCAGATCTGCCACGAGTGGAACACCGCGGCCCACCTCGTCGACTACGAGGGCGGCCCCGACCGCCGGCCGATGACGCGCGAGGAGATCCAGCTCTTTCTCGACTACGCCGACGAGCAGGTTGACCGGGCGGTCCGGCTCGGCCGCAAGGGAGCCTTGGCGGCCTACCGCGACGCGACGGTGTTCAAGGCGATCTATGGCTGGGGCCTGCGTTGCACCGAGACCTCGAAGCTCGACACCACGGACTGGTACCGCAACCCCAAGGCCCCCGAGCTTGGCCCGTTCGGCTCGCTCCACGTGCGGTACGGGAAGCGGACCAAGGGCTCGCCGCCGAGGCGCCGCACGGTGCTCAGCGTGATGCCGTGGGCGGTCGAAGCGGTCGAGGACTACGTCGTCAACGTCCGCCCCCGCTACTCCGCCGCCGGCCGCAGCCCGGCTCTGTGGCTGACCGAGCGCGGCGGCCGGCTCCAGGCCCGCGAGATCGAGGACCGCTTCGCGACGTACCGCGACGCCCTGGGCCTGGACAAGGAGCTGGTGCCGCACTGCCTGCGGCACAGCCACGTCACCCACCAGATCGAGGACGGCGCCGACCCCGTCTTCGTCCAGAATCAGGTCGGCCACCGCTTCGCCTCGACAACGGCCCTCTACACCGGCGTCAGCGGCGACTTCATGAACACGATGATGCGCACGGTCCTGGACCGCGCTCTGCGCAACGAACAGTAG
- a CDS encoding IS3 family transposase (programmed frameshift) → MGTARYSGEFKRDAVALVESSGRRVSAVARELGVNPESLRQWVARSRAQAPSGAGGEGPLTPAEREELRRLRGQVRGVGAGEGDPAEGGSVFCQGDGPMTGRWRFISDHRDLYGVQRLCRVLSVSASGFYRWIRATPVRVARKAADEVPAGRIEEIHGESNGAYGVPRITRELRERHGAVNHKRVARLMRERGLAGRRLRRTVRTTIADRTVPPAPDLVGRVFAAPAPDVRWCGDITYLPVGGSWMYLATVIDMHSRRVVGWSLAEHMRAGLVVDAVRSAVAARGGDVRGVLFHSDRGAQYTSAAFAEVCRAYGIRRSMGRVGSSYDNAMAESFFATLKRELLYGSRWLTRPQARMAVFAWMAWYNHRRRHSALGYRSPVDYERQHARPVTNLDLVA, encoded by the exons ATGGGTACTGCGAGGTACTCGGGGGAGTTCAAGCGGGACGCGGTTGCTTTGGTGGAGTCCAGCGGGCGCCGGGTCTCGGCGGTGGCGCGGGAGCTGGGTGTCAACCCGGAGTCGCTGCGCCAGTGGGTTGCACGCTCACGCGCACAAGCGCCTTCTGGTGCGGGCGGTGAGGGCCCGTTGACCCCCGCCGAGCGCGAGGAACTGCGCCGGCTGCGCGGGCAGGTCCGTG GAGTTGGAGCTGGAGAAGGAGATCCTGCGGAAGGCGGCTCAGTATTTTGCCAAGGAGATGGGCCGATGACCGGCCGCTGGCGGTTCATCTCCGACCATCGTGACCTGTACGGAGTACAGCGGCTGTGCCGGGTGCTGAGCGTCTCGGCGTCCGGTTTCTACCGGTGGATACGCGCCACCCCTGTCCGTGTGGCCCGCAAGGCGGCCGACGAGGTGCCGGCCGGGCGGATCGAGGAGATCCACGGCGAGTCGAACGGCGCCTACGGCGTCCCCAGAATCACCCGCGAGCTGCGCGAGCGGCACGGCGCGGTGAACCACAAGCGGGTTGCCCGGCTGATGCGCGAGCGCGGCCTGGCCGGGCGGCGCCTGCGGCGCACGGTCCGCACGACGATCGCTGACCGGACCGTGCCCCCGGCGCCGGACCTGGTCGGGCGGGTGTTCGCCGCCCCGGCACCGGACGTGCGCTGGTGCGGCGACATCACGTACCTGCCGGTCGGTGGGTCGTGGATGTACCTGGCGACGGTGATCGACATGCACTCGCGGCGGGTCGTGGGCTGGTCGCTCGCGGAGCACATGCGTGCCGGCCTGGTCGTCGACGCCGTCCGGTCAGCGGTCGCCGCCCGGGGCGGCGATGTGCGCGGTGTGCTGTTTCACTCCGATCGCGGGGCGCAATATACGTCGGCGGCCTTCGCCGAGGTCTGTCGGGCGTACGGGATACGGCGCTCGATGGGCCGGGTCGGCTCGAGTTACGACAATGCGATGGCGGAGTCGTTCTTCGCCACGCTCAAGCGCGAACTGCTCTATGGTTCCCGATGGTTGACCCGGCCCCAGGCACGCATGGCGGTCTTCGCCTGGATGGCCTGGTACAACCATCGCCGACGGCACTCCGCCCTCGGCTACCGAAGCCCCGTCGACTACGAACGGCAGCACGCCAGGCCTGTTACTAACCTGGACTTGGTCGCATAA
- a CDS encoding deaminase domain-containing protein — MPKNPIFDPSGRESDSEWQVLENLAEGLTPRSSGTVNMYSEREVCPSCQSVIQQFQERFPGVTINVTTG, encoded by the coding sequence GTGCCGAAGAATCCTATTTTCGACCCTAGCGGCAGGGAATCTGATTCCGAGTGGCAGGTTTTGGAGAATCTTGCGGAGGGGTTGACGCCGCGCTCATCGGGGACTGTCAACATGTACTCCGAGCGAGAGGTTTGCCCAAGTTGTCAATCGGTGATCCAGCAATTCCAAGAGCGATTCCCAGGAGTTACGATCAATGTCACCACTGGATAG
- a CDS encoding site-specific integrase, whose amino-acid sequence MRRGEALALRWTDIDFEHRVLNVERQLQKLAGGVITICEPKSRAGTRQIALDHDTIRSLRAHQRRQEAEQTTAGGTWTDSGYVFTTVLGEPLAPDHVGHVFQQLVRRHGLPPVRLHDLRHGAASMALSAHVDLKVIQHQIGHASIVTTADTYVSVLPQIAREGAEATARLLREAARGYARGQWRASGRERPGRHDDAGGEAA is encoded by the coding sequence TTGCGCCGCGGCGAGGCACTCGCACTACGGTGGACCGACATCGACTTCGAACACCGCGTACTGAACGTGGAACGCCAACTGCAGAAACTGGCAGGCGGAGTGATCACGATCTGCGAGCCGAAGAGCAGAGCCGGCACACGACAGATCGCGCTCGACCACGACACCATCCGCTCCCTGCGTGCCCACCAACGCCGCCAGGAAGCCGAACAGACCACCGCCGGCGGCACCTGGACAGACAGCGGCTACGTCTTCACCACCGTCCTCGGCGAGCCCCTCGCACCAGACCATGTCGGCCACGTCTTCCAGCAGTTGGTCCGCCGCCACGGCCTACCGCCGGTCCGGCTGCACGACCTCCGCCACGGCGCGGCCAGCATGGCCCTGAGCGCCCACGTCGACCTGAAAGTCATCCAGCACCAGATCGGCCACGCCAGCATCGTCACCACCGCCGACACCTACGTATCTGTCTTGCCTCAGATCGCCCGCGAAGGCGCCGAGGCCACCGCCCGACTCCTGCGCGAAGCCGCCCGGGGGTATGCGCGCGGCCAATGGCGCGCCTCCGGACGAGAGCGCCCCGGCCGCCACGACGACGCAGGGGGAGAAGCTGCTTAG
- a CDS encoding colicin immunity domain-containing protein yields MAGQLDSYVIVARALVESRMSAQEFETVFLSIFRGEGDMFSDAETRALHSLFLDVDSYCSNPDLRDTGDLDDDGLIESARKFLDAVHS; encoded by the coding sequence ATGGCTGGACAGTTGGACTCGTATGTCATCGTTGCTCGTGCGCTCGTAGAGTCGAGAATGAGCGCGCAAGAGTTCGAGACAGTTTTTCTGTCCATCTTCAGAGGAGAAGGAGATATGTTTTCGGACGCCGAAACTCGCGCCCTCCACTCGCTCTTCTTGGATGTTGATTCCTATTGCTCCAATCCCGATCTTCGTGATACTGGAGATCTCGACGATGATGGCCTGATCGAATCGGCTCGGAAATTCCTTGACGCCGTGCATTCGTGA
- a CDS encoding helix-turn-helix transcriptional regulator, which yields MTAKLDYRWHLREVMATRGMFSTTDLRPLLAEREIDLSPSQTYRLVVERPERLSLKTLMALLDILGCTMDELIEPVAAAGAGRRKAAAAGSATGGSEGPSGVGEFRPRRARIVSE from the coding sequence GTGACGGCAAAACTGGACTACCGCTGGCACCTGCGGGAGGTGATGGCCACCCGCGGAATGTTCTCCACCACCGACCTGCGCCCGCTGCTGGCCGAGCGCGAGATCGACTTGTCGCCCAGCCAGACCTATCGCCTGGTGGTCGAGCGGCCGGAGCGGCTGAGCCTGAAGACGCTGATGGCCCTCCTGGACATCCTCGGCTGCACGATGGACGAGCTCATCGAGCCCGTCGCTGCGGCTGGCGCCGGGCGCCGCAAGGCAGCAGCGGCCGGCTCGGCCACAGGTGGGAGCGAAGGGCCCTCCGGAGTGGGCGAGTTCAGGCCCCGCCGGGCCCGCATCGTTTCCGAGTAG
- a CDS encoding response regulator, translated as MSETTPNSKGPAPVQSTPAKAEPALIPADQIEPEGTVDGSMARVLCIEDDQATSRAIQTAFAAEAVTVEVAESGEAGLAAAKLYDYDIIILDLMLPDISGFEVLLRLRGANPKAPVVVLRSSAEDLKLKGFGLGADDYLTKPFNRDELIWRVKQVLSAVSGSTTPNSKGPAPIQSTPGTTEPAPIPASEVTPEDVGTLSIEYRDGLPVIVVSGGRVLPAQLPVVDSDGLAIATYGSVTTPEGAAGSAQYQLVDLFGEGVPGVLYQSER; from the coding sequence ATGTCCGAGACCACGCCCAACTCGAAGGGCCCCGCACCGGTCCAGTCCACGCCTGCGAAGGCTGAACCCGCGCTGATCCCGGCGGACCAGATCGAGCCCGAGGGCACGGTCGACGGTTCCATGGCTCGTGTCCTGTGCATCGAGGATGACCAAGCCACCAGCCGCGCGATCCAAACCGCCTTCGCAGCCGAGGCAGTGACTGTTGAGGTCGCAGAATCCGGCGAGGCCGGACTCGCTGCTGCAAAGCTGTACGACTACGACATCATCATTCTTGATCTCATGCTTCCGGACATCAGTGGCTTCGAGGTGCTGCTCAGGCTGCGCGGCGCGAATCCGAAGGCTCCTGTCGTGGTGCTCCGCAGTTCGGCGGAAGACTTGAAGCTGAAGGGGTTCGGCCTCGGGGCCGATGACTATCTCACGAAGCCTTTCAATCGGGATGAACTCATTTGGCGAGTCAAGCAGGTGCTCAGCGCCGTCTCCGGCTCAACTACGCCCAACTCAAAGGGACCGGCCCCGATCCAGTCCACGCCCGGAACGACCGAACCCGCGCCGATTCCGGCATCCGAAGTGACTCCCGAGGACGTGGGCACGCTGTCGATCGAGTACCGCGATGGTCTGCCCGTGATCGTCGTCAGCGGCGGAAGGGTTCTTCCGGCTCAGCTCCCCGTCGTCGATTCGGATGGGCTTGCCATTGCAACGTATGGATCGGTCACCACACCCGAGGGCGCGGCAGGTAGCGCCCAATACCAGCTGGTGGATCTCTTCGGCGAGGGCGTGCCCGGAGTGCTTTACCAAAGCGAGCGCTAG
- a CDS encoding DNA-binding response regulator, whose translation MTIRVLLAEDMHMVRGALVALLDLEEDIAVVAELANGDEILPTALKRQPDVAVIDIDLAGMDGLTAAALLHEAMPECRTLILTSLGRPGTFRRALAAGVRGFLLKDAPSGELAHAIRRVAQGERVVDPELMVAAWDSGDSPLTERETEVLRLAADGAGVTEIARRLYLSDGTVRNYLTSTVVKLNARNRLDAVRIARDAGWV comes from the coding sequence GTGACCATCAGGGTTTTGCTGGCCGAGGACATGCACATGGTGCGGGGCGCACTGGTGGCGCTGCTCGACCTGGAAGAGGACATCGCGGTGGTCGCGGAGTTGGCCAACGGGGACGAGATCTTACCGACCGCCTTGAAACGGCAGCCCGATGTGGCCGTCATCGACATCGACCTGGCCGGAATGGACGGGCTCACCGCGGCGGCACTGCTGCACGAGGCGATGCCCGAGTGCCGGACGCTGATCCTGACCAGCCTCGGCCGCCCGGGCACGTTCCGCCGGGCGCTCGCGGCCGGCGTGCGCGGGTTCCTCCTCAAGGACGCTCCGTCCGGCGAACTGGCCCATGCCATCCGCCGGGTGGCGCAGGGCGAGCGGGTGGTCGACCCGGAGCTGATGGTGGCCGCCTGGGACAGTGGGGACAGCCCGCTGACGGAGCGTGAGACCGAGGTGCTGCGGCTGGCGGCCGACGGTGCCGGGGTCACCGAGATCGCCCGCCGGCTGTACCTGTCGGACGGGACGGTCCGGAACTACCTGACCTCGACGGTGGTCAAGCTGAACGCCCGCAACCGGTTGGACGCCGTGCGGATCGCCCGCGACGCCGGCTGGGTGTAG
- a CDS encoding LamG-like jellyroll fold domain-containing protein — protein MQLPPSGNGQDSPIHPGGTGYIKFQANDAPDTNGNGKVASGIAALRWSYDPTPAPGWGWVSPTWTPKGASASIAVTGLPVTATHWGTNIIYVQAQDRAGNLSATVPFSFYVPWAPTPLAYGDVSGDGRPDILVPDLKTGDLLDYSQALTFNAPNRVPSFADSQIAPRQAATAAQAPRSTDGLTWNDYRVSHRGAKNPQKPVDDLIVHKDPSSPGAADGSPELYYLANNKTAVTGQFTDKSSDSLARPKCVPTSTTDCTKYKASMPGWESVSQITPVGSDTTTLAPSDTPTQSTGLLAVQDGNLWYYPANNGNATVDNGAGRLSSFADPAQLTTDGTWGNYDLIIPGDALNTANPRTPTLWVRARASVGGVTAGNIYQYALKFVGATNASGPYTTIAPLDTAGTPPTLIGSGVTVQDWPIVGAASLTSDDVPDLWARGSTTNQITTWAGVTDPSKPGAPVVTFTRRNDQWTLSQTKTDANNFNNLTTTDPVSWGAPLPSIPGSTGSLRLDGGMATAVGTAVDTKSAYTVSAWVKLDNVDSYQTFVSQAGTNTSAFYLQYNKALNAWTFLTTSTDSSGATQYIAHSNPQAVSGNWTHLVGTYTPADTKGPDGSLTLYVNGDYAGSAGVPAADQHSWSAPGPLTIGAVKLTGGSTSNQVHGNIADVRTYPYVLTKEQVKTIYNNQ, from the coding sequence ATGCAGCTCCCCCCGTCGGGCAACGGACAGGACAGCCCCATCCACCCTGGTGGCACCGGCTACATCAAGTTCCAGGCCAACGACGCCCCCGACACCAACGGCAACGGCAAGGTCGCCTCCGGCATCGCAGCACTGCGCTGGAGCTACGACCCCACCCCCGCCCCGGGCTGGGGCTGGGTCTCCCCGACCTGGACCCCGAAGGGCGCCTCCGCGAGCATCGCCGTCACCGGCCTGCCGGTCACGGCGACGCACTGGGGCACCAACATCATCTACGTGCAGGCGCAGGACCGGGCGGGCAACCTCAGCGCCACCGTCCCGTTCTCGTTCTACGTGCCCTGGGCACCCACACCCCTCGCCTACGGCGACGTGTCCGGCGACGGCCGTCCCGACATCCTGGTCCCCGACCTCAAGACGGGAGACCTCCTCGACTACAGCCAAGCCCTCACCTTCAACGCCCCCAACAGGGTTCCCAGCTTCGCGGACTCACAGATCGCGCCGCGCCAGGCCGCCACCGCCGCGCAGGCACCCCGCTCGACAGACGGGCTGACCTGGAACGACTACCGTGTCAGCCACCGCGGCGCGAAGAACCCCCAGAAGCCGGTGGACGACCTCATCGTCCACAAGGACCCGAGCTCACCCGGCGCGGCCGACGGTAGCCCGGAGCTGTACTACCTGGCGAACAACAAGACTGCCGTGACGGGCCAGTTCACAGACAAAAGCTCCGATAGCTTGGCCCGGCCCAAGTGCGTCCCGACATCGACCACCGACTGCACCAAGTACAAGGCGAGCATGCCCGGCTGGGAGTCGGTCAGCCAGATCACCCCCGTCGGATCGGACACCACTACCCTCGCCCCGTCCGACACCCCCACCCAGAGCACCGGTCTCCTCGCCGTCCAGGACGGCAACCTCTGGTACTACCCCGCGAACAACGGCAACGCCACCGTGGACAACGGCGCCGGCAGGCTCTCCAGCTTCGCCGACCCAGCCCAGCTCACCACGGACGGCACCTGGGGCAACTACGACCTGATCATCCCCGGCGATGCCCTCAACACCGCCAATCCGCGCACGCCCACCCTCTGGGTCCGCGCCAGGGCCTCCGTCGGTGGCGTGACCGCGGGCAACATCTACCAGTACGCCCTGAAGTTCGTCGGCGCGACCAACGCCAGCGGCCCCTACACCACCATCGCCCCCCTCGACACCGCCGGCACACCGCCCACCCTCATCGGTTCCGGCGTCACCGTCCAGGACTGGCCCATCGTCGGCGCCGCGAGCCTCACCAGCGACGACGTCCCCGACCTCTGGGCACGAGGGAGTACGACCAACCAGATCACCACCTGGGCAGGGGTCACCGACCCGAGCAAGCCCGGCGCCCCGGTCGTCACCTTCACCCGCCGCAACGACCAGTGGACCCTCTCCCAGACCAAGACCGACGCCAACAACTTCAACAACCTCACCACCACCGACCCGGTGTCCTGGGGCGCACCGCTGCCGTCCATTCCCGGCTCCACCGGATCCCTGCGGCTCGACGGCGGAATGGCAACAGCGGTAGGCACCGCCGTCGACACCAAGAGCGCCTACACGGTCAGCGCCTGGGTCAAGCTCGACAACGTCGACAGCTACCAGACCTTCGTCTCCCAGGCGGGCACGAACACGAGCGCCTTCTACCTCCAGTACAACAAGGCCCTCAACGCCTGGACCTTCCTGACCACGTCCACCGACTCATCGGGAGCCACGCAGTACATCGCCCACAGCAACCCGCAGGCCGTCTCGGGAAACTGGACGCACCTCGTCGGCACCTACACCCCCGCTGACACCAAGGGGCCTGACGGCTCGCTCACGCTCTACGTCAACGGCGATTACGCCGGCTCCGCCGGCGTCCCCGCCGCGGACCAGCACTCCTGGTCCGCCCCCGGCCCCCTGACCATCGGCGCAGTCAAGCTCACCGGCGGCTCCACCAGCAACCAGGTGCACGGCAACATCGCCGACGTCCGCACCTACCCCTACGTCCTCACCAAGGAGCAGGTCAAGACCATCTACAACAACCAGTGA
- a CDS encoding DUF6059 family protein, translated as MGTSIVRSLVRLLDSPVMLGLMACGTFFGLMVPVGAVDQPVLSGPTPGHPERLCPMEPLSPLERRLQRELR; from the coding sequence ATGGGTACGTCGATAGTGCGAAGCCTGGTGAGGTTACTGGACTCGCCCGTGATGCTGGGGCTGATGGCCTGCGGGACGTTCTTCGGGCTGATGGTCCCGGTCGGGGCGGTGGACCAGCCGGTGCTGTCCGGCCCGACGCCGGGTCATCCCGAACGGCTCTGCCCGATGGAGCCGCTGAGCCCCCTGGAACGGAGGTTGCAGCGGGAGCTCCGGTAG
- a CDS encoding SMI1/KNR4 family protein: MSPLDSDGRDRMVSFFNDLIRSIEAIGRGPAVAGLGAEEIESVRVDQHVDSLPMYYEEFLRNMGRSAGQFLIGTDAFYPELMGIKPDALELLVENSASHLIAENAIVFAMHQGYQVYWLEPSGSDDPPVAMYQEGSAELRARWDSFSEFLADQSSRDLALAARK, encoded by the coding sequence ATGTCACCACTGGATAGCGATGGGCGAGACCGCATGGTCAGCTTCTTCAATGATCTGATCCGGTCTATCGAGGCCATCGGGAGAGGGCCCGCGGTCGCTGGCCTAGGGGCGGAAGAGATCGAGAGCGTCCGTGTCGATCAACATGTCGACTCGCTTCCCATGTATTACGAAGAGTTTCTTCGTAATATGGGTCGCAGTGCTGGGCAGTTTCTGATTGGCACGGATGCCTTCTATCCGGAGTTGATGGGGATTAAGCCCGACGCGCTGGAGCTTCTGGTCGAGAATAGTGCCTCTCATCTCATCGCAGAGAATGCAATCGTCTTTGCGATGCATCAGGGATATCAAGTCTATTGGCTGGAGCCTTCGGGGAGCGACGATCCGCCTGTAGCCATGTATCAGGAAGGCAGTGCTGAGCTTCGCGCTCGGTGGGATTCGTTTAGTGAATTCCTGGCGGACCAGTCATCGAGGGATCTCGCTTTGGCTGCGCGAAAATGA
- a CDS encoding tyrosine-type recombinase/integrase, whose translation MATGRGTVYKRCGCRDPRSKRQYGARCPQLRKRGHGAWYINLPITPTIEAPVGRLRRGGYHTRAEAQQALADVAAFDRRHPQQPVTLNQWFDHWEARIQNTLRPSSFRNYQRHLRKDLRPALGHQVLTELTPEIIRQAFDGIIRRQNRYGRPISASTVQRIVATLRPALTAAVRAGLIPENPAADLDLPRPKKVRPQVWTSALVQRWRRTGERPPVAVWTTPMTARFLQLTKHHRLQALFRLYVARGLRRSEALSLRWTDINFNRKYVSITSQLQGLDAEPLREVVPKTRASIRTVALDRDTLRALRAHRDRQAAEALEAGSCWDPTGLVFTRRSGSPLHPDNVSAEFRRLVFQHNLPPIRLHDLRHGAISLGLEANVDLKTVSDQAGHDSIVTTADIYQSVLPGAANQGAEAVADLLRKADRQLKYKTAHQVRRNEVRRNTRRAATQQRRTASSA comes from the coding sequence TTGGCCACCGGGCGGGGAACAGTCTACAAGCGGTGCGGCTGCCGTGACCCGCGCTCCAAGCGCCAGTACGGCGCCCGCTGCCCGCAGCTGCGCAAACGCGGCCACGGGGCCTGGTACATCAACCTGCCGATCACTCCCACCATCGAGGCGCCCGTCGGCCGGCTTCGCCGGGGTGGCTACCACACCCGCGCCGAGGCTCAACAGGCACTCGCCGACGTCGCCGCCTTCGACCGCCGGCACCCCCAGCAGCCGGTCACACTCAACCAGTGGTTCGACCATTGGGAGGCTCGCATCCAGAACACCCTCCGGCCGAGCAGCTTCCGGAACTACCAGCGCCACCTCCGCAAGGACCTGCGCCCCGCACTCGGCCACCAGGTCCTCACCGAGCTCACTCCCGAGATCATCCGACAGGCATTCGACGGCATCATCCGCCGCCAGAATCGCTACGGACGGCCGATCAGCGCATCGACCGTGCAACGGATCGTCGCCACCTTGCGCCCCGCACTCACCGCCGCCGTCCGCGCAGGACTCATACCCGAGAACCCCGCAGCCGACCTGGACCTACCCCGCCCCAAGAAGGTCAGGCCACAAGTGTGGACCAGCGCACTCGTCCAGCGCTGGCGCCGCACCGGCGAGCGGCCACCGGTCGCCGTCTGGACCACCCCGATGACCGCGCGGTTCCTCCAACTCACCAAGCACCACCGGCTCCAAGCCCTCTTCCGACTCTACGTCGCACGCGGACTGCGGCGCAGCGAAGCCCTCTCCCTACGCTGGACGGACATCAACTTCAACCGGAAGTACGTCAGCATCACCTCGCAGCTCCAAGGCCTGGACGCCGAGCCACTGCGGGAGGTCGTACCCAAGACCCGCGCGAGCATCCGCACCGTTGCCCTGGACCGCGACACGCTCCGCGCCCTGCGCGCCCATCGGGACCGCCAAGCGGCCGAAGCACTTGAAGCAGGCAGTTGTTGGGACCCTACAGGACTCGTCTTCACCCGCCGCAGCGGCTCACCACTGCACCCGGACAATGTCAGCGCCGAATTCCGCAGACTCGTATTTCAGCACAACCTCCCGCCCATCCGCCTGCACGACCTCAGGCACGGAGCAATCAGCCTCGGCCTCGAAGCCAACGTCGACCTGAAGACTGTGTCCGATCAAGCAGGTCACGACAGCATTGTCACCACCGCGGACATCTACCAGTCCGTCCTGCCCGGCGCGGCGAACCAGGGCGCCGAGGCTGTCGCCGACCTTCTGCGGAAGGCCGACCGCCAACTCAAGTACAAGACCGCCCACCAGGTAAGACGCAACGAGGTCCGCCGGAACACCCGGCGAGCCGCAACCCAGCAGCGGCGAACTGCCAGCTCAGCATAG